A single genomic interval of Haloterrigena salifodinae harbors:
- a CDS encoding PQQ-binding-like beta-propeller repeat protein → MPSRRRLLAGVGVGAVGIAGGTSVLDVEFAADTASASTSGETDWPMARYDPSGTGYNPNATGPKDGVEVAWQRDTDPNMYGLSAPILVGETLYAVGQQSLVAFERDTGEIRFTRDGQYWLSPARAPARAYRSDTLAVSGREGIHGLSASGGYELLGRSIGTERWHSPGRETQRWSSSSLRVQSPVAADETVYAIVPETDRAVALDASSGRVRWERTIGDERSIGSTRPAVRDGVVYVSSHPGDIVAFDAETGDTHWSVKPDPGEETPMTYYEFHPPTATDEGLVVPYRTGVVLLDPADGSVLWEYTHDGNATDGSAAVADGTVFVTDGEESLHAIDLERGEREWTAEYVPDTDPVVADAVVYLGYQFPELVAIDAETGEQRWRYEEATYFTQPIVGDGVLYVLTDNGLLALEEAE, encoded by the coding sequence ATGCCCTCCAGACGACGATTGCTCGCCGGCGTCGGAGTCGGCGCCGTCGGAATCGCCGGCGGTACGAGCGTTCTCGACGTCGAGTTCGCCGCCGACACCGCGTCCGCCTCGACGAGCGGCGAGACCGACTGGCCGATGGCACGCTACGATCCCAGCGGAACCGGCTACAATCCGAACGCAACGGGACCGAAAGACGGCGTCGAGGTCGCGTGGCAGCGGGATACGGACCCGAACATGTACGGACTGTCGGCACCGATTCTCGTCGGGGAGACGCTGTACGCGGTCGGTCAGCAGTCGCTCGTCGCGTTCGAACGCGACACCGGCGAGATTCGATTCACGCGGGACGGCCAGTACTGGTTGTCACCGGCTCGAGCCCCGGCGCGAGCGTATCGAAGCGACACGCTCGCCGTCAGCGGTCGAGAGGGGATTCACGGACTGAGCGCCAGCGGCGGCTACGAGCTGCTCGGGCGATCGATCGGCACCGAACGCTGGCACAGTCCCGGTCGGGAGACCCAGCGGTGGTCCAGTTCGTCGCTAAGGGTACAATCGCCCGTCGCCGCGGACGAAACGGTGTACGCGATCGTCCCCGAGACCGACCGTGCCGTCGCACTGGATGCGAGCAGCGGTCGCGTTCGGTGGGAACGAACGATCGGCGACGAGCGATCGATCGGATCAACTCGACCGGCGGTCCGCGATGGGGTCGTCTACGTCTCGAGTCATCCCGGGGACATCGTCGCTTTCGACGCCGAAACGGGCGACACTCACTGGAGCGTCAAACCGGATCCCGGGGAGGAGACGCCGATGACCTACTACGAGTTCCACCCGCCGACGGCGACGGACGAGGGACTCGTCGTTCCCTATCGGACCGGCGTCGTGCTGCTCGATCCGGCCGACGGCAGCGTTCTGTGGGAGTACACCCACGACGGGAACGCCACCGACGGCAGCGCCGCCGTCGCCGACGGAACGGTGTTCGTCACCGACGGCGAGGAGTCGCTACACGCGATCGACCTCGAGCGCGGCGAGCGGGAGTGGACCGCTGAGTACGTTCCCGACACGGATCCGGTCGTCGCCGACGCCGTCGTCTACCTCGGGTATCAGTTCCCCGAACTGGTCGCGATCGACGCCGAGACGGGCGAGCAACGGTGGCGTTACGAGGAGGCGACGTACTTCACACAGCCGATCGTCGGTGACGGCGTGCTATACGTCCTCACAGATAACGGACTGCTCGCACTCGAGGAGGCCGAGTAA
- a CDS encoding sensor histidine kinase: protein MFTSARRTSTYVREYSVSIAGLGLLAIVAAYVVTFGGPVFLLVLEASVPTTIGLGHVWYGLRTRTDEETTRRADIVTVGSVTCGAMVALFCAWCIYLLSVRMDFSSGLTQPVISALSTGMAFGGLLGHTYVEFTHYYRESERLSRAVDASMDGIAVVVDDEHAYVNDAYATLYGVHDSATIEGTEWAERYTNAAQATIDREVRPALAERNYWRGTLIGQRADGTTFPQDVTVSALEHGYVVVARDITEQRDREQRIQVLNRVLRHNLRNAATVVKGHASLISEKQPALEREHVRPILEETTDLIETADKARGVERTLERNGDDDLIDATAAVRSVVDRARSAYPDARIASRTDESGARATTPTVDGSVVDALNELVDNAVEHNSAADEEGTDGPTVEVAVRAVDYDGELRLEFTVADDGDGIPETERRAVLDGAETQLEHGSGLGLWLVNWIVQNGGGDLRFADRPDGGTVVTLSFPYECAAGPRLALMETL, encoded by the coding sequence ATGTTCACCAGTGCTCGCCGCACGTCGACGTACGTCCGGGAGTACTCGGTTTCGATCGCCGGGCTCGGATTGCTCGCGATCGTCGCCGCGTACGTCGTGACGTTCGGCGGCCCCGTCTTCCTACTCGTCCTCGAGGCGAGCGTCCCGACGACGATCGGGCTCGGCCACGTCTGGTACGGGCTGCGGACCCGGACCGACGAAGAGACGACGCGGCGAGCGGACATCGTCACCGTCGGTTCGGTCACCTGCGGCGCGATGGTCGCGCTCTTCTGTGCCTGGTGTATCTACCTGCTCTCCGTCAGAATGGACTTTTCTAGCGGGTTAACCCAGCCGGTGATCAGCGCGCTGAGCACCGGGATGGCCTTCGGCGGCCTGCTCGGCCACACCTACGTCGAGTTTACCCACTACTACCGAGAGAGCGAACGGCTCTCGCGGGCGGTCGACGCCTCGATGGACGGGATCGCCGTCGTCGTCGACGACGAACACGCCTACGTCAACGACGCCTACGCCACCCTCTACGGCGTTCACGACTCGGCGACGATCGAGGGGACCGAGTGGGCGGAGCGGTACACGAACGCCGCGCAGGCGACGATCGACCGCGAGGTGCGTCCGGCTCTCGCCGAGCGAAACTACTGGCGCGGGACGCTGATCGGCCAGCGGGCCGACGGGACGACGTTTCCGCAGGACGTGACGGTCAGCGCCCTCGAGCACGGCTACGTCGTCGTCGCCCGCGACATCACCGAACAGCGCGACCGGGAGCAGCGGATTCAAGTGCTCAACCGCGTCCTCCGGCACAATCTCCGGAACGCCGCGACCGTCGTCAAGGGCCACGCCAGCCTCATCAGCGAGAAACAGCCCGCCCTCGAGCGCGAGCACGTCAGACCGATCCTCGAGGAGACCACCGACCTGATCGAGACGGCCGACAAGGCCCGCGGCGTCGAACGGACGCTCGAGCGCAACGGAGACGACGATCTGATCGACGCCACGGCGGCGGTTCGCTCGGTCGTCGACCGTGCGCGATCGGCCTACCCCGACGCGCGGATCGCGTCCAGAACCGACGAGTCGGGGGCGAGGGCGACCACGCCGACCGTCGACGGCAGCGTCGTCGACGCCCTGAACGAACTCGTCGACAACGCCGTCGAACACAACTCGGCCGCAGACGAAGAGGGTACGGACGGCCCGACCGTCGAGGTCGCGGTCCGAGCCGTCGACTACGACGGTGAACTCCGACTCGAGTTCACGGTCGCGGACGACGGCGACGGGATTCCCGAAACTGAGCGCCGGGCGGTCCTCGACGGCGCGGAGACGCAACTCGAGCACGGCTCCGGACTGGGGCTGTGGCTCGTCAACTGGATCGTTCAGAACGGCGGCGGCGACCTGCGGTTCGCCGACCGCCCCGACGGCGGGACGGTCGTGACGCTGTCGTTTCCGTACGAGTGCGCCGCCGGCCCGAGACTGGCCCTGATGGAGACACTGTGA
- a CDS encoding phosphotransferase family protein, with translation MEQVLSDALERAFPDRNISEIDSPSESQHPGNQTYRISFASGEESFLKLVTDGGSRRIRRAGAVLQYLNTHAEIRVPRVLYTRVQSEPYYLATAALSGEPIVTRWSGASPSERESILYRVGRAMANLHAVRFEESGRILGGTADNLTLEEDLWVTVLCTTIEERVQTVFSDHFTEFPNRVQQVLKDHREVLTDVPVSLLQGDPNRKPTNPFRN, from the coding sequence ATGGAACAGGTTCTTTCCGATGCATTAGAGCGGGCGTTCCCAGACCGGAACATCTCTGAGATAGACAGCCCCTCAGAATCCCAGCATCCGGGGAATCAAACCTATCGTATTTCGTTTGCTAGTGGCGAGGAATCGTTTCTCAAACTGGTGACCGACGGTGGTAGCCGTCGGATTCGAAGGGCCGGTGCAGTTCTTCAGTATCTCAACACCCATGCAGAAATCCGGGTGCCACGCGTACTGTACACTCGCGTGCAAAGCGAGCCGTATTATCTCGCGACTGCCGCCCTCTCAGGTGAACCCATCGTTACCCGTTGGTCAGGTGCATCACCATCCGAGCGCGAGTCGATACTGTATCGGGTCGGTCGAGCAATGGCGAATCTGCACGCAGTTCGATTCGAGGAAAGCGGGCGGATTCTGGGGGGAACTGCTGACAACCTCACCCTCGAAGAAGACCTGTGGGTTACTGTCCTCTGTACTACAATCGAAGAGCGCGTACAGACGGTTTTCTCGGACCACTTCACGGAATTTCCGAATCGTGTGCAACAAGTTCTCAAAGACCATCGTGAGGTACTCACTGATGTCCCAGTATCGCTCCTCCAGGGCGACCCAAACCGAAAGCCGACGAACCCATTCCGGAATTAG
- a CDS encoding DUF1269 domain-containing protein, whose amino-acid sequence MKELIVLAFDSMDGAKSVRDELYELQKEELLQLDDAAVVVRKENGHVKVKQARSLVGAGALGGAFWGLLIGTIFWMPWLGVAIGAASGALSGKFSNVGIDDDFIDEVSDTIEPGHSALFMLAHDVSEERIVEDLASYDPEVIRTNLSPTDEDTLREMFAAEEVAA is encoded by the coding sequence ATGAAAGAACTAATCGTCCTTGCGTTCGATTCCATGGATGGCGCGAAATCCGTCCGTGACGAACTTTACGAACTTCAGAAAGAAGAGTTGCTCCAACTCGACGACGCAGCGGTCGTCGTCCGGAAGGAAAACGGTCACGTCAAAGTGAAACAGGCACGAAGTCTGGTCGGTGCGGGCGCCCTAGGCGGGGCGTTCTGGGGCCTGCTTATCGGGACCATTTTCTGGATGCCGTGGCTCGGTGTTGCGATTGGAGCCGCAAGCGGTGCACTCTCCGGAAAGTTCTCCAATGTCGGTATTGATGACGACTTCATTGATGAGGTGTCTGATACGATCGAACCTGGCCACTCCGCGCTGTTCATGCTCGCTCACGATGTCTCCGAAGAGCGCATCGTCGAGGATCTCGCGTCGTACGATCCAGAAGTGATTCGCACGAACCTCTCGCCGACGGACGAAGATACGCTTCGGGAGATGTTTGCAGCTGAAGAAGTCGCAGCCTAA
- a CDS encoding linear amide C-N hydrolase produces MCTRLMYLGPEDIVLTGRSMDWHNEIGTNVWVFPRGMDRTGKVGPASLEWTAEYGSVIASAYDIATTDGMNEAGLAANVLWLTESDYPEWDGDAPGLSVSVWAQYVLDNFATVAEAVENHRKEEFVVVSDEIPDEGRFATLHLSMSDATGDSAILEYVDGELVIHHDREYQVMTNSPPFDQQLALDKYWSEIGGTVMLPGTNRPADRFARASFYVDAIPQTQNRRTATASVFGVIRNVSVPYGISTPDEPHISSTRWRTVADHRDRRYYFESAFSPNVFWLDLDEIDFAADAGVRSLSLGENQANAFAGDAVNELVETEPFEFLGVPASPN; encoded by the coding sequence ATGTGTACGCGGTTGATGTATCTCGGACCCGAGGACATCGTGCTCACCGGCCGGTCGATGGACTGGCACAACGAGATCGGCACCAACGTCTGGGTATTCCCGCGCGGAATGGATCGAACGGGCAAAGTCGGTCCAGCCTCGCTGGAGTGGACCGCTGAGTACGGCAGCGTCATCGCCTCCGCATACGACATCGCAACGACCGACGGAATGAACGAGGCAGGACTGGCCGCGAACGTTCTGTGGCTCACCGAATCCGACTATCCCGAGTGGGATGGCGACGCACCTGGACTGTCGGTCTCAGTGTGGGCACAGTACGTCCTCGACAACTTCGCGACGGTCGCCGAGGCGGTCGAGAACCACCGGAAAGAAGAATTCGTCGTCGTTTCCGACGAAATCCCGGACGAAGGTCGGTTCGCCACCCTGCACCTTTCCATGTCAGACGCCACGGGTGACAGCGCCATCCTCGAGTACGTCGACGGCGAGTTAGTGATCCATCACGATCGGGAGTATCAGGTGATGACGAACTCCCCGCCGTTCGACCAGCAACTCGCACTCGACAAGTACTGGTCGGAGATCGGTGGAACCGTCATGTTGCCGGGAACGAATCGCCCAGCGGACCGGTTCGCCCGTGCAAGTTTCTACGTGGACGCAATCCCACAGACACAGAACCGTCGAACCGCAACGGCGAGCGTCTTCGGCGTGATCCGCAACGTCTCCGTACCGTACGGGATCAGTACGCCGGACGAACCACATATCTCCTCGACGCGCTGGCGCACAGTCGCCGATCACCGAGACCGACGCTACTACTTCGAGTCGGCGTTCTCACCGAACGTTTTCTGGCTGGACCTCGACGAGATCGACTTCGCCGCCGATGCCGGAGTCCGATCGCTGTCGCTCGGTGAAAACCAGGCGAACGCCTTTGCCGGCGATGCCGTCAACGAACTCGTCGAGACCGAGCCGTTCGAGTTTCTCGGCGTCCCTGCCTCACCGAACTGA
- a CDS encoding tyrosine-type recombinase/integrase → MNDDLQPLTPSEGVDMFLEHRQPSIRESSMQNARHRLSVFLEWCEEQEIDNLNDLTGRDLSLFVSWRRGDVAPITLQKQLSSVRMALRWWADIEAVDDGLAEKLHAPELPDGAESREVFLAADRAKQALRYFDRHHYASRDHALIALIWRTGMRRGAVRALDVDDLDEDDQAIRVEHRPETGTPLKNGDGGSRWVYLGPRWFQILSDFVENPDRKDVVDEHGRRPLFTTRQGTRPTGHSIYKWVIRALHPCTYAECPHDRTPSGCEARSSDSSPSKCPSARSPHAVRRGAITNHLNEETAPETVSERMDVSLEVLYEHYDARTEREKMAVRRQDVPK, encoded by the coding sequence ATGAACGACGATCTCCAACCGCTTACGCCGTCCGAGGGCGTCGATATGTTCCTCGAGCACCGGCAGCCGAGTATCCGCGAATCTTCGATGCAGAACGCTCGGCACCGCTTATCGGTGTTCCTCGAGTGGTGCGAAGAGCAAGAGATTGACAACCTGAACGACCTGACCGGCCGCGATCTGTCGCTGTTCGTCTCCTGGAGGCGGGGCGACGTCGCGCCGATCACGCTGCAAAAGCAACTCAGTAGCGTCCGGATGGCCCTGCGTTGGTGGGCCGACATCGAGGCCGTCGACGATGGTCTCGCGGAGAAACTGCACGCTCCCGAGCTGCCGGACGGCGCCGAGTCCCGCGAGGTATTCCTCGCGGCCGACCGCGCGAAGCAGGCGCTTCGATACTTCGACCGGCATCACTACGCCAGCCGGGACCACGCCCTGATTGCGCTGATCTGGCGGACCGGGATGCGACGGGGTGCAGTCCGAGCGCTCGACGTCGACGATCTCGACGAGGATGATCAGGCGATCCGTGTCGAGCACCGACCGGAGACGGGCACACCGCTGAAGAACGGCGACGGCGGCAGCCGGTGGGTCTACCTCGGACCGCGCTGGTTTCAGATTCTCTCCGACTTCGTGGAGAACCCCGACCGAAAGGACGTCGTCGACGAGCACGGTCGCCGACCGCTGTTCACGACGCGACAGGGAACCCGCCCGACCGGCCACTCGATATACAAGTGGGTGATCCGGGCGCTACACCCGTGCACGTACGCGGAGTGTCCCCACGACCGGACACCGTCTGGCTGCGAGGCGCGGAGCAGCGACTCGAGTCCATCGAAGTGCCCGTCGGCGCGATCGCCGCACGCGGTCCGCCGCGGTGCGATCACGAACCACCTGAACGAGGAGACGGCACCCGAGACGGTCAGCGAGCGGATGGACGTCTCCCTCGAGGTGCTGTACGAGCACTACGACGCGAGAACCGAACGCGAGAAGATGGCGGTTCGACGCCAAGACGTTCCGAAATAA
- a CDS encoding winged helix-turn-helix domain-containing protein, with protein sequence MRPRVSWMNQTDSRILELLNESNLILSPAVTAINLDYSRNWVSRRMSKLENADLIEKVDGSYYQITDRGRAYLEGEIEAEELEQTQ encoded by the coding sequence ATGCGCCCGCGGGTTAGCTGGATGAATCAAACTGATAGTCGAATTCTTGAATTGCTCAATGAGTCCAATTTAATACTATCTCCCGCAGTCACAGCGATTAATTTGGACTATTCTCGAAACTGGGTCTCTCGACGCATGAGCAAACTCGAAAACGCTGATCTCATTGAAAAAGTAGATGGGAGTTATTACCAGATCACCGACCGAGGCCGTGCATATCTCGAGGGTGAAATTGAAGCTGAAGAACTAGAACAGACTCAATGA
- a CDS encoding PD-(D/E)XK nuclease domain-containing protein, with amino-acid sequence MLERLSIKIITEKKRGVDIGYSDVSVEKWDKYGGYKLTEDILIIDPFIYYTNYDEGTRDNIAKSVLDLQDKIDQFLRTDGIVISFMSHAFGHNPETLEEDRVRNDAVFEDMGIAFSTGRIQDYECYLQEDNKWLDKYVDLVGKSDCYLEYDGTKFENETELITRGPHGSVCGVAFTSYDGSENGSIIFLPRPDDLTVRPEEWFQHSLLTALEYIPEGKRDEILPETDDENNTEDETGSSEEYEAISKILRICERFPRIALELESRYNDRDTIEMDDEYDVQDLLHAILWLDFDDVREEEYSPSHGGSNSRIDFLLKDEKIGIEVKYANENNKEKDLKNQLAEDKEHYKAHSDCENLVCFIYDPEFVIENPSGFEKDLSSQTGDLPTEVIISPKTPAVPIQ; translated from the coding sequence GTGTTAGAGAGATTGAGTATTAAGATAATTACTGAGAAAAAGCGGGGAGTTGATATAGGTTACTCAGATGTGAGTGTAGAAAAATGGGACAAATATGGGGGATACAAACTTACAGAAGATATTCTAATCATCGATCCATTTATTTATTATACGAACTACGACGAGGGGACTCGTGATAACATAGCCAAATCTGTTCTCGATCTTCAAGATAAAATTGATCAATTCTTAAGAACTGATGGCATTGTGATCTCATTTATGTCTCATGCTTTTGGACACAATCCAGAAACACTCGAAGAAGATAGGGTAAGGAATGATGCTGTATTTGAGGATATGGGTATTGCTTTCTCAACTGGTAGAATACAGGATTATGAATGCTACCTCCAAGAAGACAACAAATGGTTGGATAAATATGTGGATTTGGTTGGTAAATCTGACTGCTATTTGGAATACGATGGCACAAAGTTTGAAAATGAGACTGAATTAATAACACGCGGACCTCATGGATCTGTATGTGGGGTTGCATTCACGTCATATGACGGATCCGAGAATGGTTCAATAATATTCCTCCCAAGGCCTGACGACCTAACTGTGAGGCCAGAGGAATGGTTCCAACATTCACTACTTACAGCTTTAGAATATATACCAGAAGGAAAAAGAGATGAGATACTACCAGAGACAGATGATGAAAATAATACAGAAGATGAAACTGGTAGCTCTGAAGAGTACGAAGCTATTAGTAAAATATTGAGGATATGTGAAAGATTCCCTCGGATAGCCTTAGAACTCGAAAGTAGATATAACGATAGAGATACGATAGAAATGGATGATGAATACGATGTTCAAGATCTTCTTCATGCTATTCTCTGGCTAGATTTCGATGATGTGAGGGAAGAAGAATATTCTCCAAGTCATGGTGGAAGCAATTCAAGAATTGACTTTTTATTAAAGGATGAGAAAATCGGAATCGAGGTGAAATATGCAAATGAAAATAACAAAGAAAAGGATCTCAAAAACCAGTTAGCGGAAGATAAAGAGCATTATAAAGCACATTCTGACTGTGAGAATTTAGTTTGCTTCATCTATGATCCAGAGTTCGTTATAGAAAATCCCAGTGGATTTGAAAAAGATTTGTCAAGCCAAACTGGCGATCTTCCGACCGAAGTGATTATCTCCCCAAAGACACCCGCAGTACCTATTCAATGA
- a CDS encoding PGF-CTERM sorting domain-containing protein, with the protein MQLSNYTQAVVGLALLTIGIVGFAAIGGAATTEMANETVSFSNDSNVTVDVVWNDSISDPANASASVTFYNATEFEDSGTNATVVLSDSIAADEGNTTSTEYTEADGLEDGTDYQVVVDADDTEADDVTVTDGSIGGIFTFSDGSPGFGAGVAIAAIGAAAMLARRGS; encoded by the coding sequence ATGCAACTTTCGAACTACACACAGGCGGTTGTTGGACTGGCACTGTTGACTATCGGTATTGTCGGTTTCGCGGCGATCGGCGGAGCGGCGACGACTGAAATGGCGAACGAGACCGTTTCGTTCTCGAACGATTCGAACGTGACCGTGGACGTCGTCTGGAACGACTCGATTTCGGACCCGGCGAACGCGAGCGCGTCGGTGACGTTCTACAACGCGACCGAGTTCGAGGACAGTGGCACGAACGCGACGGTCGTTCTCTCGGACTCGATCGCGGCCGACGAGGGCAACACGACATCCACCGAGTACACTGAAGCGGACGGGCTCGAGGACGGGACGGACTATCAAGTCGTGGTCGATGCCGACGATACGGAGGCCGACGACGTGACGGTGACTGATGGCTCGATCGGCGGTATCTTCACCTTCTCGGACGGCTCGCCTGGCTTCGGCGCCGGCGTCGCGATCGCGGCGATCGGGGCGGCGGCCATGCTCGCCCGGAGGGGGTCGTAA